Part of the Leptolyngbya sp. KIOST-1 genome, CGAAGCCGAGGGCGAAAAGCAAATGGTGAGGTATTCTTTGCTGTGGTCTAAGCAGGTGGCGAAGCGGCCAAATTGATTAGACACAGAGGCAGACGTAGACATCATAAAATCAGTCCCTACAGGGAAAAGCAAACGATGAATAGAGGCGGTCAAACACTGGCCGAGAAAATTTGGTTTTTTCCCAGCCGCTTAGCCTGATACAGCTGCTCGTCGGCCCGTTGCAGCAGATCGGCGCTACTGGTGTGGGGTTGGGGAATGGTGCCAGCGACGCCGATGCTGACTGTAACCACCGGGGCCACAGTGGAAAACTGATGGGGAATCCGCAACCCTAAGACTTCCCGCTGGATGCGCTGGGCTACCACCTGGGCCTCGGCCAGGGTGGTGCGAGGCAAAATAGCCACAAATTCCTCCCCCCCGTAGCGGGCCACCATATCGCTGGCGTGGTGCAGGCAGTGGCGCAGCACAGTGGCCACCTGCACCAGGCAGGTGTCTCCCGCCAGGTGGCCGTAGGTGTCGTTGTAGATCTTAAAGGCGTCGAGGTCGCAGAGAATTACCGCCAGCGGACTTTGCTCCCGCGCCATGTCCTGCCACTGCTGCACCAGGTACTCATCAAACCGGCGGCGGTTATGAATTTGGGTCAGCCCGTCGATGTCGGCGCGCACCATGGCAGCGCAAAACTTTTGGTGCCACTGGGTGTCGAGGGTATCGCCATGCTCCATGATGGTGTGCATGATGATCTCCAGATCGGCCTTTTGGCGCGAGATTAGATCCACCAGGGTTTTGAGGGTGGCCTCGGCCCGCAGGCGCTCAGCCATCTCGGCCTGGAGGCGCTGGTTGGTGCTGTGCAGATCGGCCTCGATCAGGTCGCCGTGTTCAGCGGTGGTCAGCAGGGCGATGCGGAGGTCTTCGTTCTCCTGGCGCAGCTGCTGATTGTCCTGGCGCAGCTGCTCGTTTTCCCGAAGCACCTCGGGTAGGTCCAATAGAGACGGGGGATCAGTGGACGGGTCGGGGGCCATGGTAGGGGGCATCGGTAGGACAAAGGTCAGGGTTGGGGTCAGGGTTTAGGGGCAAACCAACTAGGCGCGGCGTTTGAGGACCACCAGGGTGATGTCGTCATAGACGGTATGACCTTTCACATGGGCTTGGACATCCTCGATCACGGCGGCCTCGATCGCCTGGGCGGAACCGTTCCAGGCGCGCTGCACGGTGGCAACCAGGCGATCGAGGCCGTAGAATTCGCGCTGGCTGTTTTCAGCTTCAGTGATGCCGTCGCTGTAGAGCACCACGCCATCGCCCACCGCCAGGGTCAGGCGGTACTGGGCCACAAAGGGGGTGATGTCCGCAATCAAACCGACGGGGTAGCCCAGGTCCAGGGTGTCGACCCGCTCGGCCCTGCCGTTGCGCACCACAATCACCTCCTCGTGCTGGCCACTGATGGTGAGCGTTCCCTCGCAATAGTCAAGCAGAGCTAGGGAGAGGTGGCGCTGCGACCCCATTCGCAGTCGGTTTTGATAGAGCACGGTATTGAGCGCCTGAAAGGCTTTAGCCGGATCGAGGTTGCCCCGCTGTACCCCCAGCGCCTGCAGGGTCCGCACGGCGGTTTGAGCCATAATCATCAGCACGCCGCTCTCCAGACCGTGGCCGGTGACATCGCCGATGGCCAGCATAGCCTGGCCCGGGTGCTCGTCGTCCGACAAAACGTCGTAGTAGTCGCCCCCCACCTCGGTGGCGGCATCCATAAACCCGGCTATCTCCAGATCGGCGATCGCCGCCAGTTCCTCGGGCCGGGGCAGCACCATACGCTGAATCTGGCGGGCTACCGACAGTTCGGCACTCATGCGGCTGTTGTCGGCCTGGAGAGCCTGGTTGAGGCTGGTGATTTCGGCGTTGGCGGCCCGCAGGGCAGCCTCGGCCTGCTGTCGCTGGGCCACCTCCTGGCGCAGCTGGGTCAGGGCCTGCTCCAGCCGCTGCGATTGCTGCTCCAGTTCCCAGCTGGACTGCACACAGGTAGATACCTCCCCCAGCATCTCCACCACCACCGCCGCTGTGGGAAAGTCCTGATCCTCCATCCCCAGCCAGGGCTGAGGGCGGATGGGGCCAGGGCTGGAGTAGACAATCCGAAACTGACCGTCGACCTGGGCCTGCCCCACATGACAGCGCTTTTGCAGGTGGTGGTTGGGCTCGCAGCAGACGGTGCCACTGGGGGCGGCCCAGCGCTGGTGGTAGGCGGCCTGGCGCACCGGGTCGGTGGCGGTGGTTTGGGCGGCGATGACGGCAGCCCGCCACAGGTAAACCTGGGTGTAGGCGGCCTCAATGGAGTCAGTGGTGACGCGATCGCTCCCATAGCGCTGCTTAAAGCGCGCCACAAAGCTCTGGTTGGCAGCGGTTTCCAGGCTTTGAAAGTAGCTCCAGCAGGCATAGTGTCCGGCCGCTGCCGCGCCAATCTGTCGCAGCTCCAGCTCACCGATGCTGACGGTCAGAATAGGAATGCGATCGGGGCTGAGCCCCTGGGCCTGGCACTGGCGATAAAACGGCAGGTTGCTGGCGCCATTCAGGGTGCTGAACACAGCATCGGGCTGGGCCGCCAAAATTGCTTCAACCGTATCGCTAAAGTCAGTCGCTCCCAGGGGCAGGTAGGTTTCGGCCACAATGCTGCCCTGGCGGTGTTTGAGCTGGCCCTTCAGCACTTTGTGAGTAACGCGGGGGAACAGGTGGTCAGACCCCAGCAAAAACAGGCGGCGGTAGCCCTGGCCCAGCAACCAGTCCAGGGCTGGCTCCACCTGCTGGTTGAGGCAGGACCCGGTATAAAACACCCAGGGCGACTGCTCTAAGCCCTCGTAGTGGACGGGGTACCAGAGCAGGCAATTGTGGGCCTCCAGCACCGGCAGCACCGCCTTGCGACTCATGGAGGTCCAGCCGCCAAAAATTGCGTCTACCCTGTTTACCGTCAGCAGGTGTTGCGCGGCGGCGGCAAAGCCACCGGGGTCGGAGGCCCCGTCCCCAATCTGGGGGATGATCGGGCGGCCCAGCACCCCTCCAGCCTGGTTGATTTCGTCAATGGCCATCAGAGCGGCGTCTACCAGGGGAGCCTCGCTGAACGCCATCGGCCCGGTTATAGAGTGGAGAACGCCCACCCGAATGGGGGCAGTCGATGTTGGCTGTGTCATGGCTAGATTGGCTCTGGTACGCCTAAACCCCCGTACACGTAGATAGACTGTGAGCCATGCAACCCATGGTTTTGTGTATTTCGACCTAGGGTGCCCAAACCGAGCCCAAAAGCTACCCTCCGGTCACAATTAGTTTTAGGTAGAGAAAACCTTTGATTTCCATGCCCTTGTCTGCACCCGCCCCAACCTCACAGCCTGGACAGCCACCCTTTGGTCTGATGCTGTTTACCCGCTACCCCGAACCGGGCCGTACCAAAACCCGCCTGATACCCCAGCTGGGGGCGATGGGGGCGGCGGCGGTGCAGCGCCAGATGACCGAGTATGTGCTGGGGCAGGTGCAGGTCGCCGCCCAGCAATTGCCCCTGGCCGTGGAGGTTCACTTTGCCGGTGGGAATGGGGAGCAGATGCAGGCCTGGCTGGGGGTAGCGGGAGTTTACTACCCCCAGGCCCAGGGGGGACTGGGCGATCGCCTGATCGCTGCCTTTAGCCAAAGTTTTGACCAGGGCCGACCGGGGGCGATCGCCATTGGCAGCGATTGCCCTGCCCTGACGGCCCGCCACCTGGGAATGGCGATCGAGGCGCTGCACCAGGTGGATGTCGTGCTTGGCCCCGCCACCGACGGCGGCTACTACCTGATTGGCCTGCGGCAGCTTAACCGGGCGCTGTTTGCCGCGATCGACTGGGGCACCGACCGGGTGCTGGAGCAGACCCTCGCTGCCGCTAAGGCCCAGGGCCTCAGCGTAGAGCTACTGCCCCCCCTCACCGACATCGATCGGCCCGAGGATCTGCCCCAGTGGGAGGCGATCGTGGGCGGGTCGGGCTGAGGTTTGCCGAGGCCTTGACCTACTCCTCGGCGGCAGGGGGAGAATGGGGCAGGGCAGCCAGCCCTGGCCTGAGCAGCAGCCCCCAGCACCGGTTGTAGGGGTGTACCACCGATGTGGGTTGCCCCGCCTGGACGAGCGATCGCCCGTCGTTGGCCCACTGAAAAAGGGACCCGGCCAGGTTGTATACCTGGGTGTAGCCCGCCGCCTTTAGCTGAGCCGCCAGCCGAGCCGATCGATATCCCACCGAGCAGTAGGCCACAATCGGGCGATCGCGGGCTAGGTCCAGGGCCAGCGCGGCCTTCAGGTCGGGGGCAGAGTAGGCTCCAGGCAGATGGCTAACCGCAAATTCATCGTCTCGGCGTACATCGAGCAAAATAGGTATAGGGGCGTTGCCCTGGCTCAACCAGTGGTCAAGATTCTGGGGCGTCAGGCTGGACACCTCCGGAAAGGATCGCTGTATCCAGTGCTTTATCCCCCACCAGGCTACCGGGCGGGCAGCGGCCCACAGCCGGGGGGGGAACGTCGAGAGGACAGGCATTACGCGCAGAGGCAGGAGACAGGCCATGCTAGATTTTACCCCCTGGAATACCTTGCTTCAGACCTACGTGGACGACCAGGGGCGGGTTGACTACGCCCGCTGGCAACAGCAGGCCCAACCGG contains:
- a CDS encoding rhodanese-like domain-containing protein, which codes for MPVLSTFPPRLWAAARPVAWWGIKHWIQRSFPEVSSLTPQNLDHWLSQGNAPIPILLDVRRDDEFAVSHLPGAYSAPDLKAALALDLARDRPIVAYCSVGYRSARLAAQLKAAGYTQVYNLAGSLFQWANDGRSLVQAGQPTSVVHPYNRCWGLLLRPGLAALPHSPPAAEE
- a CDS encoding TIGR04282 family arsenosugar biosynthesis glycosyltransferase is translated as MLFTRYPEPGRTKTRLIPQLGAMGAAAVQRQMTEYVLGQVQVAAQQLPLAVEVHFAGGNGEQMQAWLGVAGVYYPQAQGGLGDRLIAAFSQSFDQGRPGAIAIGSDCPALTARHLGMAIEALHQVDVVLGPATDGGYYLIGLRQLNRALFAAIDWGTDRVLEQTLAAAKAQGLSVELLPPLTDIDRPEDLPQWEAIVGGSG
- a CDS encoding transporter substrate-binding protein; protein product: MTQPTSTAPIRVGVLHSITGPMAFSEAPLVDAALMAIDEINQAGGVLGRPIIPQIGDGASDPGGFAAAAQHLLTVNRVDAIFGGWTSMSRKAVLPVLEAHNCLLWYPVHYEGLEQSPWVFYTGSCLNQQVEPALDWLLGQGYRRLFLLGSDHLFPRVTHKVLKGQLKHRQGSIVAETYLPLGATDFSDTVEAILAAQPDAVFSTLNGASNLPFYRQCQAQGLSPDRIPILTVSIGELELRQIGAAAAGHYACWSYFQSLETAANQSFVARFKQRYGSDRVTTDSIEAAYTQVYLWRAAVIAAQTTATDPVRQAAYHQRWAAPSGTVCCEPNHHLQKRCHVGQAQVDGQFRIVYSSPGPIRPQPWLGMEDQDFPTAAVVVEMLGEVSTCVQSSWELEQQSQRLEQALTQLRQEVAQRQQAEAALRAANAEITSLNQALQADNSRMSAELSVARQIQRMVLPRPEELAAIADLEIAGFMDAATEVGGDYYDVLSDDEHPGQAMLAIGDVTGHGLESGVLMIMAQTAVRTLQALGVQRGNLDPAKAFQALNTVLYQNRLRMGSQRHLSLALLDYCEGTLTISGQHEEVIVVRNGRAERVDTLDLGYPVGLIADITPFVAQYRLTLAVGDGVVLYSDGITEAENSQREFYGLDRLVATVQRAWNGSAQAIEAAVIEDVQAHVKGHTVYDDITLVVLKRRA
- a CDS encoding diguanylate cyclase domain-containing protein, with the translated sequence MPPTMAPDPSTDPPSLLDLPEVLRENEQLRQDNQQLRQENEDLRIALLTTAEHGDLIEADLHSTNQRLQAEMAERLRAEATLKTLVDLISRQKADLEIIMHTIMEHGDTLDTQWHQKFCAAMVRADIDGLTQIHNRRRFDEYLVQQWQDMAREQSPLAVILCDLDAFKIYNDTYGHLAGDTCLVQVATVLRHCLHHASDMVARYGGEEFVAILPRTTLAEAQVVAQRIQREVLGLRIPHQFSTVAPVVTVSIGVAGTIPQPHTSSADLLQRADEQLYQAKRLGKNQIFSASV